In Fibrobacter sp. UWB10, the genomic window GCCGCCCAATCATCTACAAGTTCGCTGACAGCCGACTCGGACATTTCCTGTTGCTCGATACCCAAAAGCTTGAAAAGGCCGAAAACTATTTCCGTGAACACGGAGCAATCTCAACCTTCGTGGGCCGTCTGATTACCGTCATTCGCCAGCTGATTTCGATTCCCGCTGGTATCGCCAATATGAAGCTATTGCCCTTTACGCTTTACACGTTCCTTGGTGCAACCATTTGGAACTGCGTACTCGCTGGTCTTGGCTACCTCGCTCATGGTCAGAAAGACATTATCGAGAAGTACAATTCCGAACTAGCAATCGCACTACTCGCCTTTGGCGCCCTGTTCATCGGCTACATGGTCTGGAACGCCGTGAAAAAGAAATAAAAGACGTCATTGCGAGTTCTGAAAGAACGAAGCAATCTTCTACAGCATATAAAAGAGACCACCCTGCAGGGTGGTCTTTTAAGTATTTATAAGATTGCCACACGGATTCGAAATCACTAACGTGATTTCATTTTTATAGATACAAAAAAAGCTCCCCGAAGGGAGCTTTTTAAAACATTTCGCGCTGTAGGACTAGTAGCCAACCTGGCAATTAGCAGCAACATCCAGCGTGATAGTCATCGCAGTCTTGTTGATGGTCTTTGCTACAGGAATCGACATCGTTGCAGAATAGTCCGGCTTAGAAGAATCCGTTCCGATAGTAATTGTAATGGGCTGGTTAGCACCATCGCATCTGAACGTGCAGTTGCCTTCCGTAGAACCATGCCATGTTGCCGGCAAATCGAATTCAACGCTAGATTCACCAGCCGGAAGAGCAATCTTGGTGTCCTGCTTTTCAAATGTGAATTCAGAACCCTTAGTTGTCTTCACCGTAGTGCAGGTAACATCGACAACCGTTTTATCGGCATTACCGACCTTGAGGGTCGGAGCATAACCATTTTGAGCTGTATCGAAAGTCTTCGTGAAGGTTGCTTCACCTGCAGCACCATCCCACGTATAAGAGGTGATTTCAGATGCAGATACACAACCAGAAACAGTCCAAGCAACATCCGGCTGCGTGAGGTAGTCAACCTTAGGTTCCGGCGAGGTGCACTTACAACCCGTAATCGGATCGCCATCCACCTGAAGCGGAGTACAATTGATAACTTCAGAAGCACCATCCGGCATCGTAACCGTCACAGATGCGTTTGCTACACCAGAATTCGTGTAAGTGACCTTACCGCTCGTAGCGCGAACGCCCGAACCATCATCGGCCAGGCCGCCAAAGTTCCACTTATAATCGGCTTGAGAAGCAAACTGCATTGCAGTGTACTTCGTATTGGAGCCATTCGGAGTGAACTTCCAGTTAACAGATTGACCCTTGCTAATAGGACTAGTGGCAGCCTTACAAGAACCAAGTCCTGACACAGGAACAATTTCTATACCGGAAGAAGACGATACCGGATCCGGATCGAAAACCAAGACCGACGAAGAAGACGGATTCGTCACAATAAAGATGTCACCACGAGAAGAAGACGAGAGAACGGGGTTCGGGTTTTGGTTCGAACCAGAATCGTCAGACGAGTTCACAATAGGTTCTTCAATCGTTTCGCCACCATCAAGATAGGCTTTATAACGCATATAACAGCCAGCGAAAGAAGTATCGTTCCTACAATTCTGCTTGACAGATTCCAATTCTGTTTGCATTTCATCACTTCTCATACCACCAAACAGTTCGTCTTGGGTATCAGCAGGATTGATATTGCCTTCACCACAAGCCCAAAAGCTTGCACCGACGACAGCCATCAAAGACATACTGGCAATAAGTTTCTTCTTCATAATAAAACCTCTTTGACCGAAAAATACATTATTATAAACGAAAACGCTATAGGCATACTAAAAATCGTGCTTAAAAGCACATATTTTTTGCATACAACTCATGTCAATCGTTGACAAACGTAAACCCCTATTTACATTCAAAATTGTTTTACTCTTCGTCCACCGAAATCTTGCGCTGACCGGTAATAAACTGGTGCACATAGGGGTTGCTGGTGTTCTTGATTTCATCAACCGTACCCACTTCGATAATACGGCCATTATACAGCATGGCAATACGGTCGGCCACCTTGAAGGCGCTCACCATGTCATGAGTCACCACCACCGAAGTCACGCCAAGCTTGCTCTGCATATCGAGA contains:
- a CDS encoding DedA family protein, with protein sequence MNKKILLFVFITLFTITAFAAPDAADSLSQATTATAKPAGIYTQIIDWYNAHLNYWSIALLMAIESSFIPFPSELVVPPAAYKALQPDSGLSIVLIVVAASMGALVGAYINYFLAKFLGRPIIYKFADSRLGHFLLLDTQKLEKAENYFREHGAISTFVGRLITVIRQLISIPAGIANMKLLPFTLYTFLGATIWNCVLAGLGYLAHGQKDIIEKYNSELAIALLAFGALFIGYMVWNAVKKK